A part of Acidimicrobiales bacterium genomic DNA contains:
- a CDS encoding LLM class F420-dependent oxidoreductase translates to MQIGVVFPQTEIGGDVGAVRAYARGVEEAGYAHLVAYDHVVGADPVAHPGWNGPYDVDSTFHEPFVLFGFLAGITRLELVTGIVILPQRQTALVAKQAAEVDLLTAGRFRLGVGLGWNAVEYEALGKDFTDRGRRVEGQVALLRRLWTERAVTVHGPDEQVTGAGIAPLPVQRPIPVWFGAASPPAYRRAGRLGDGWMPLVPPGPKLDEAKEILEQAARAAGRDPAALGMEGRVNWGDGGVARALDHLGRWRAAGATHLSVNTMGAGLASVDEHVRVLAEVSEAFGLGRSAPG, encoded by the coding sequence ATGCAGATCGGCGTGGTCTTCCCCCAGACCGAGATCGGCGGCGACGTGGGCGCCGTGCGGGCCTATGCCCGGGGCGTGGAGGAGGCGGGGTACGCCCACCTCGTCGCCTACGACCACGTGGTGGGCGCCGACCCGGTCGCCCATCCCGGATGGAACGGCCCCTACGACGTGGACTCCACGTTCCACGAGCCCTTCGTGCTGTTCGGGTTCCTGGCCGGCATCACCCGGCTGGAGCTCGTGACCGGGATCGTCATCCTGCCGCAGCGCCAGACCGCCCTGGTGGCCAAGCAGGCAGCCGAGGTCGACCTGCTCACCGCCGGCCGGTTCCGGCTCGGCGTGGGCCTCGGCTGGAACGCGGTGGAGTACGAGGCGCTGGGCAAGGACTTCACCGACCGGGGACGGCGGGTCGAGGGCCAGGTCGCGCTGCTCCGGCGGCTGTGGACCGAGCGTGCCGTCACCGTCCACGGCCCCGACGAGCAGGTGACCGGCGCCGGCATCGCGCCCTTGCCGGTGCAGCGCCCCATCCCCGTGTGGTTCGGGGCGGCGTCGCCCCCGGCCTATCGCCGGGCCGGTCGGCTCGGCGACGGCTGGATGCCGCTGGTGCCACCCGGGCCCAAGCTCGACGAGGCGAAGGAGATCCTCGAGCAGGCGGCCCGGGCCGCCGGGCGGGACCCGGCCGCCCTCGGCATGGAAGGCCGCGTCAACTGGGGGGACGGCGGCGTGGCGCGGGCGCTCGACCATCTCGGCCGGTGGCGCGCGGCGGGGGCCACCCACCTGTCGGTGAACACCATGGGGGCCGGCCTGGCGTCGGTGGACGAGCACGTGCGCGTCCTGGCGGAAGTGTCCGAGGCCTTCGGGCTCGGACGGTCCGCGCCCGGCTGA
- the lon gene encoding endopeptidase La, with translation MTMTELNRTLPLLPLTSGVVLPGMVFTMALETDEAKAAADAAGSVGGELVLVPHIDGRYAAVGVIASILEVGELPGGPLAMVVSGVRRAAIGTAVPGTGQALWVQVDPVADAPETPAAMELAREYRAVLENILLTRGARRMAERLRDVTDASQIADLSGYSPDLSLAQKVEVLETVDLEARLRLVLGWARETLADLTLREQIKTDVEEGMEKTQREFLLRRQLEAIRKELNEIDGSTDEGTVDDYRTKVEARDLPDAVRTAVLREVDKLERTSEQSPEHGWIRTWLDTILELPWGVQSDDSLDVEVAAAILDEDHDGLTDVKERILEHLAVRKLRAERGLTSVGPRGSGAILALVGPPGVGKTSLGESVARALGRSFVRVALGGVRDEAEIRGHRRTYVGAQPGRLVRALREAGTMNPVIVLDEVDKLGADYRGDPSSALLEVLDPAQNHTFRDHYLEVELDLSKVLFLATANVAETIPGPLLDRMEVIRLDGYTEDEKVTIARHHLLRRQLERTALRADEVEVSDDALRTISADYTREAGVRNLEREIGRLLRKVATKLASGAVSVPVVVDAGDVRSWLGRPRFFFEAADRTSLPGVATGLAVTGTGGDVLFVEATVMDGTEGLTLTGQLGDVMKESAEIALSYVRSHATELGIDPGAFTGKRFHLHVPAGAVPKDGPSAGVTMTTALVSLLRDRPVHATVGMTGEVTLQGRVLPIGGVKQKVLAAHRAGLTHVVLPVRNGPDLEDVPESVRNEVTFHLAETVDDVLTAALADDAVVPAPSSGAGASGASGAPACGDGSPVAA, from the coding sequence ATGACCATGACAGAGCTGAACCGGACGCTGCCGCTGCTGCCCCTGACCTCGGGCGTGGTGCTCCCGGGCATGGTGTTCACGATGGCCCTCGAGACCGACGAGGCCAAGGCGGCGGCCGACGCCGCCGGCTCGGTGGGCGGTGAGCTCGTCCTCGTGCCCCACATCGACGGCCGGTACGCCGCGGTGGGGGTCATCGCCTCGATCCTCGAGGTGGGGGAGCTGCCCGGCGGCCCCCTCGCCATGGTGGTGAGCGGCGTGCGCCGCGCCGCCATCGGCACCGCCGTCCCCGGCACCGGCCAGGCCCTGTGGGTCCAGGTCGACCCGGTGGCCGACGCCCCCGAGACGCCCGCCGCCATGGAGCTGGCCCGCGAGTACCGGGCCGTGCTGGAGAACATCCTCCTGACGAGGGGGGCGCGCCGCATGGCGGAGCGCCTGCGCGACGTCACGGACGCGTCGCAGATCGCGGATCTGTCGGGCTACTCCCCGGACCTGAGCCTCGCCCAGAAGGTCGAGGTGCTCGAGACCGTCGACCTCGAGGCGCGCCTGCGCCTCGTCCTCGGCTGGGCCCGCGAGACCCTCGCCGACCTGACGCTGCGCGAGCAGATCAAGACCGACGTCGAAGAGGGTATGGAGAAGACGCAACGCGAGTTCCTCCTGCGCCGCCAGCTCGAGGCCATCCGCAAGGAGCTCAACGAGATCGACGGCTCCACCGACGAGGGCACCGTCGACGACTACCGCACGAAGGTGGAGGCGCGCGACCTGCCCGACGCCGTGCGGACGGCGGTGCTGCGCGAGGTCGACAAGCTCGAGCGCACCAGCGAGCAGAGCCCCGAGCACGGGTGGATCCGCACGTGGCTGGACACCATCCTCGAGCTGCCGTGGGGGGTGCAGTCCGACGACAGCCTCGACGTCGAGGTCGCCGCGGCGATCCTCGACGAGGACCACGACGGGCTCACCGACGTGAAGGAGCGCATCCTGGAACACCTCGCCGTGCGCAAGCTGCGCGCCGAGCGCGGGCTGACGTCGGTCGGGCCGCGCGGCTCGGGTGCCATCCTGGCGCTCGTCGGCCCCCCGGGCGTGGGCAAGACCTCGCTCGGCGAGTCGGTGGCGCGTGCGCTCGGACGCTCGTTCGTGCGCGTGGCCCTCGGCGGCGTGCGCGACGAGGCCGAGATCCGTGGCCACCGCCGCACCTACGTGGGCGCGCAGCCGGGCCGCCTGGTCCGGGCCCTGCGCGAGGCGGGGACGATGAACCCCGTCATCGTGCTGGACGAGGTCGACAAGCTCGGCGCCGACTACCGGGGGGACCCGTCCTCGGCCCTGCTCGAGGTCCTGGACCCGGCCCAGAACCACACGTTCCGGGACCACTACCTCGAGGTGGAGCTCGACCTGTCCAAGGTCCTGTTCCTGGCCACCGCCAACGTGGCCGAGACGATCCCGGGCCCGCTGCTCGACCGCATGGAGGTCATCCGGCTCGACGGCTACACCGAGGACGAAAAGGTGACCATCGCACGCCACCACCTCCTGCGCCGCCAGCTCGAGCGCACCGCGCTGCGGGCGGACGAGGTCGAGGTGTCCGACGACGCGCTTCGGACGATCTCGGCCGACTACACGCGCGAGGCCGGCGTGCGCAACCTCGAGCGTGAGATCGGCCGCCTCCTGCGCAAGGTCGCCACCAAGCTGGCGTCGGGCGCGGTGTCCGTACCGGTCGTGGTCGACGCCGGCGACGTCCGGTCCTGGCTCGGTCGCCCGCGCTTCTTCTTCGAGGCCGCCGACCGCACCAGCCTGCCCGGTGTCGCCACCGGCCTGGCGGTGACGGGCACGGGCGGCGACGTGTTGTTCGTCGAGGCCACCGTCATGGACGGGACCGAGGGCCTGACCCTCACGGGCCAGCTCGGTGACGTCATGAAGGAGTCGGCGGAGATAGCGCTGTCCTACGTGCGGTCGCACGCCACCGAGCTCGGCATCGACCCGGGCGCGTTCACCGGCAAGCGCTTCCATCTGCACGTGCCCGCGGGCGCGGTGCCGAAGGACGGGCCGTCGGCCGGCGTCACCATGACGACGGCGCTCGTGAGCCTGCTGCGTGACCGGCCCGTGCACGCCACGGTCGGCATGACCGGCGAGGTCACGCTGCAGGGCCGGGTGCTGCCCATCGGCGGTGTGAAGCAGAAAGTGCTCGCCGCGCACCGCGCCGGGCTCACCCACGTCGTCCTGCCCGTGCGCAACGGGCCCGACCTCGAGGACGTGCCCGAGAGCGTGCGCAACGAGGTCACGTTCCATCTCGCCGAGACCGTGGACGACGTGCTGACCGCGGCGCTGGCCGACGATGCCGTTGTGCCCGCGCCATCCTCCGGGGCCGGCGCGTCCGGCGCGTCCGGCGCGCCGGCGTGTGGGGACGGGAGCCCCGTCGCCGCCTGA
- a CDS encoding alcohol dehydrogenase catalytic domain-containing protein, with the protein MKGLLYGVRPEPWTPPDDTNPLLMGLARTPMKLVDLEQPRPERPGWAMAKTRMTGICGSEAKQVFMDFGEGNSDSPLSNLFTFPTVLGHEVVADVAEVGPGAESLEVGRRVVLNPWLSCGPRGIDPVCPSCAAGDYSLCWHFTEGSLAAGIHTGTCKDAPGGFAEYFPAHHSMLIPVPDGVPDEVAVFADPFAVSLHSVTRHPPAPGGRALVYGAGALGTTATAILRTLYPDVEVAVVARFEAQAALARRLGATVFTPEPRQALIEAVADWSGGVLRPVGEGLPMAHPGGIDVVYDTIGKPETFEVGVRLLKARGTLVKSGVHAPARWEYSPLYFKEITWVGSNAFGVEEVDGVRKHGITHFLDLAAQGRVDLTGLLTHTFRLEDWREAFSVLADQGTSGAIKVAFDLR; encoded by the coding sequence GTGAAGGGTCTCCTCTACGGCGTGCGGCCCGAGCCGTGGACGCCGCCCGACGACACCAACCCGCTGCTCATGGGACTGGCCCGGACCCCCATGAAGCTCGTCGACCTCGAGCAGCCCCGGCCCGAGCGCCCGGGATGGGCCATGGCCAAGACCCGCATGACGGGGATCTGCGGTTCCGAGGCCAAACAGGTCTTCATGGATTTCGGCGAGGGCAATTCGGACAGCCCGCTGTCGAACCTCTTCACGTTCCCCACCGTCCTCGGCCACGAGGTGGTGGCCGACGTGGCCGAGGTCGGCCCCGGGGCCGAGAGCCTCGAGGTCGGCCGGCGCGTCGTCCTCAACCCGTGGTTGTCGTGCGGGCCCCGCGGCATCGACCCGGTGTGCCCGTCGTGCGCGGCCGGTGACTACAGCCTCTGTTGGCACTTCACCGAGGGGAGCCTGGCGGCGGGCATCCACACCGGGACGTGCAAGGACGCGCCGGGAGGGTTCGCCGAGTACTTCCCCGCCCACCACTCCATGCTCATCCCCGTCCCCGACGGGGTCCCCGACGAGGTCGCCGTCTTCGCCGACCCGTTCGCGGTCTCGTTGCACTCGGTGACGCGCCATCCACCGGCGCCCGGCGGCCGCGCCCTCGTCTACGGCGCCGGGGCCCTCGGCACGACCGCCACCGCCATCCTCCGGACGCTGTACCCCGACGTCGAGGTGGCGGTGGTGGCGCGCTTCGAGGCGCAGGCGGCGCTGGCCCGGCGCCTGGGGGCGACGGTGTTCACGCCCGAGCCCCGCCAGGCGCTCATCGAGGCGGTGGCCGATTGGTCCGGTGGCGTGCTCCGACCCGTGGGCGAGGGCCTGCCCATGGCACACCCCGGCGGCATCGACGTCGTCTACGATACCATCGGCAAGCCGGAGACCTTCGAGGTCGGCGTCCGCCTGTTGAAGGCCCGGGGGACGCTCGTGAAGAGCGGGGTCCACGCGCCGGCGCGCTGGGAGTACTCACCGCTCTACTTCAAGGAGATCACCTGGGTCGGCTCCAACGCCTTCGGCGTCGAGGAGGTCGACGGCGTGCGCAAGCACGGCATCACCCACTTCCTCGACCTGGCCGCCCAGGGACGTGTGGACCTGACGGGCCTGCTCACCCACACCTTCCGGCTCGAGGACTGGCGCGAGGCCTTCTCGGTGCTGGCGGACCAGGGCACGAGCGGCGCCATCAAGGTGGCCTTCGACCTCCGCTGA